A region of Oncorhynchus masou masou isolate Uvic2021 chromosome 29, UVic_Omas_1.1, whole genome shotgun sequence DNA encodes the following proteins:
- the LOC135521084 gene encoding cytotoxic T-lymphocyte protein 4-like isoform X1 codes for MSLSLLTFLCLGLYLPVWNALSPALRVTQPYRVVGFRGEVELFCSYHHTGRHEPEELRVTLYRGVYGEGKQEVCTSSFTHNQTSFQVEGEREVGCRGQLGPGRVNLTISGLRGNDTDLYYCGIEVLYPAPYLRVFGNGTLLYIPEEPGCSLPEAQGTSDMGETSVRLALVAANILIVISVVTFLLYQVLQRKRRFGGITQMISQNDGRFGYGNFQ; via the exons ATGAGTCTCAGCCTGTTGACATTTCTCTGTCTCGGTCTTTACCTCCCAGTGTGGAATG CTCTCTCCCCAGCGCTGAGGGTCACCCAGCCGTACCGTGTGGTCGGTTTTCGTGGTGAGGTGGAGCTGTTCTGCTCCTACCACCACACAGGGAGACATGAGCCGGAGGAGCTAAGGGTCACTCTGTACCGGGGGGTGTACGGGGAGGGGAAGCAGGAGGTGTGCACCTCCTCCTTCACCCACAACCAGACATCCTtccaggtggagggagagagagaggtgggttgtCGGGGCCAGTTAGGGCCAGGCAGGGTGAACCTGACTATCTCTGGTCTCCGGGGTAACgacactgacctgtactactgtgGCATAGAGGTCTTGTACCCTGCGCCATACCTCAGGGTGTTTGGAAATGGTACTCTTCTCTACATTCCAG aggaaccaggctgCTCGTTGCCAGAGGCCCAGGGAACGAGTGACATGGGAGAAACGTCAGTCCGACTAGCTCTGGTCGCAGCCAACATACTGATAGTCATCTCTGTTGTCACCTTTCTCCTTTACCAG GTTCTACAGAGGAAAAGAAGGTTTGGAGGAATAACACAGATGATTTCACAGAATGACGGAAGATTTGGTTACGGAAACTTCCAATGA
- the LOC135521084 gene encoding cytotoxic T-lymphocyte protein 4-like isoform X2 codes for MSLSLLTFLCLGLYLPVWNALRVTQPYRVVGFRGEVELFCSYHHTGRHEPEELRVTLYRGVYGEGKQEVCTSSFTHNQTSFQVEGEREVGCRGQLGPGRVNLTISGLRGNDTDLYYCGIEVLYPAPYLRVFGNGTLLYIPEEPGCSLPEAQGTSDMGETSVRLALVAANILIVISVVTFLLYQVLQRKRRFGGITQMISQNDGRFGYGNFQ; via the exons ATGAGTCTCAGCCTGTTGACATTTCTCTGTCTCGGTCTTTACCTCCCAGTGTGGAATG CGCTGAGGGTCACCCAGCCGTACCGTGTGGTCGGTTTTCGTGGTGAGGTGGAGCTGTTCTGCTCCTACCACCACACAGGGAGACATGAGCCGGAGGAGCTAAGGGTCACTCTGTACCGGGGGGTGTACGGGGAGGGGAAGCAGGAGGTGTGCACCTCCTCCTTCACCCACAACCAGACATCCTtccaggtggagggagagagagaggtgggttgtCGGGGCCAGTTAGGGCCAGGCAGGGTGAACCTGACTATCTCTGGTCTCCGGGGTAACgacactgacctgtactactgtgGCATAGAGGTCTTGTACCCTGCGCCATACCTCAGGGTGTTTGGAAATGGTACTCTTCTCTACATTCCAG aggaaccaggctgCTCGTTGCCAGAGGCCCAGGGAACGAGTGACATGGGAGAAACGTCAGTCCGACTAGCTCTGGTCGCAGCCAACATACTGATAGTCATCTCTGTTGTCACCTTTCTCCTTTACCAG GTTCTACAGAGGAAAAGAAGGTTTGGAGGAATAACACAGATGATTTCACAGAATGACGGAAGATTTGGTTACGGAAACTTCCAATGA